The following proteins are co-located in the Tenrec ecaudatus isolate mTenEca1 chromosome 11, mTenEca1.hap1, whole genome shotgun sequence genome:
- the LOC142461611 gene encoding small ribosomal subunit protein eS7-like, translated as MLPPPNYHDPNSQALLELEMNSDLKAQVRELNITTAKEIEVGGGRKAIIIFVPVPQLKSFQKIQIRLVRGLEKKFSGKHVVFIAQRRILPKPTHKSRTKNKQKRPRSRTLTAVHDAILEDLVFPSEIVGKRFQIKLDGSRLIKVNLDKAQQNNVEHKVETFSGVYKKLTGTDVNFEFPEFQL; from the coding sequence atgcttcctccccccaactaccatgatccgaattctcagGCTCTTCTTGAGCTGGAGATGAACTCGGACCTCAAGGCTCAGGTACGGGAGCTGAATATAACCACAGCCAAGGAAATCGAAGTTGGTGGTGGTCGGAAAGCTATTATAATCTTTGTTCCTGTTCCTCAACTGAAATCTTTCCAGAAAATCCAAATCCGGCTAGTACGGGGACTGgagaaaaaattcagtggaaagcACGTTGTCTTTATTGCTCAGAGGCGAATTCTGCCTAAACCAACTCACAAAAGCCGTACAAAGAATAAGCAAAAGCGTCCCAGGAGCCGCACTCTGACAGCTGTGCACGATGCCATCCTTGAAGACTTGGTCTTCCCAAGTGAAATTGTGGGCAAGAGATTCCAGATAAAGCTGGATGGCAGCAGGCTTATAAAGGTTAATTTGGACAAAGCACAGCAGAACAATGTAGAACACAAGGTTGAAACCTTTTCTGGAGTTTATAAGAAGCTTACGGGCACGGATGTTAATTTTGAATTCCCAGAGTTTCAATTGTAA